From one Nonomuraea polychroma genomic stretch:
- a CDS encoding glycoside hydrolase family 3 N-terminal domain-containing protein yields the protein MNLPNTMSPVLAGLADTVLQPGFRGTTLPDWVRRRLAAGLGGIALYSRNIGINGQISELTAAIRAENPHVVIALDEEGGDVTRLEAFTGSSRPGNLALGAADDTTLTRAVAEGIGRDLAAAGVTLNYAPVVDLDSDLDNPVVGTRAFGSDPELVARHAAAWVTGLQSAGVAACAKHFPGHGATAVDSHDALPTITCSAAEIAATALIPYRAAIAAGVRAIMTGHLLVPAYDTESPATMSRRLMVDLLRRELGFDGLIVTDGIEMPAVSATYGLGGTAVRALAAGADAICVGGENATPGVVGLLRNSIVAAVTDGTLPEERLAEAAARVRALAEWTTARPGTERAPTTPASPNDKPITLLPTHLPQPAPLPPGPLPPDAQPPGALPSDLPPATALPTEPLPTAPLPTDALTTGPLPTVAAIAGGAGEWAAAVRGREPGTPAHDGAAEPADAVRAPWNGTASADSAPERADAVRVLWDGAAERAVAERALRVTVNRRPGPSGPPHVIELDAPTNLAIDPNTPWGLAAPLSELLPGTTSIRLAEPGTAELAAAADAGTGRALVVVARTGFRHAWLPTALSLLLDRRPDSIVVELGVPGRDHPGAVHVATFSGTALCGRIAAAAIANLISS from the coding sequence ATGAACCTGCCGAACACCATGAGCCCCGTCCTGGCCGGGCTGGCCGACACCGTGCTCCAGCCCGGGTTCAGGGGCACGACGCTGCCCGATTGGGTACGTCGCCGGTTGGCGGCCGGGTTAGGCGGGATCGCCCTCTACTCGCGCAACATCGGGATAAACGGTCAAATATCAGAGTTGACCGCCGCAATTCGGGCGGAGAACCCTCACGTCGTGATCGCTCTCGACGAGGAAGGCGGCGACGTCACCCGGCTCGAAGCCTTCACCGGCAGCTCACGACCCGGCAACCTGGCCCTCGGCGCGGCCGACGACACCACCCTGACCAGGGCCGTCGCGGAGGGCATCGGGCGGGACCTCGCCGCCGCCGGAGTGACCCTGAACTACGCCCCTGTCGTCGACCTCGACTCCGACCTGGACAACCCCGTGGTCGGCACCCGGGCCTTCGGCTCCGACCCTGAGCTGGTCGCCCGGCACGCGGCAGCCTGGGTGACGGGCCTGCAATCGGCGGGCGTCGCGGCCTGCGCCAAACACTTCCCTGGCCACGGCGCCACCGCCGTCGACTCGCACGACGCGCTACCCACGATCACCTGCTCCGCCGCGGAGATCGCCGCCACCGCCCTGATCCCCTACCGTGCCGCCATCGCCGCCGGGGTACGCGCGATCATGACCGGCCACCTGCTCGTGCCCGCGTACGACACCGAGTCGCCCGCCACGATGAGCCGCCGCCTCATGGTGGACCTGCTCCGGCGCGAACTGGGCTTCGACGGGCTGATCGTCACCGATGGGATCGAGATGCCCGCCGTGTCGGCGACGTACGGGCTCGGCGGCACCGCCGTCCGCGCTCTGGCCGCCGGTGCGGACGCCATCTGCGTAGGCGGCGAGAACGCCACCCCCGGCGTGGTCGGGCTGCTCCGCAACAGCATCGTGGCGGCCGTCACCGACGGCACACTGCCGGAAGAACGCCTGGCCGAGGCCGCCGCCCGCGTCCGTGCCCTCGCCGAGTGGACCACCGCCCGCCCAGGCACGGAACGCGCGCCAACCACCCCCGCCAGTCCAAACGACAAGCCCATCACCCTCCTGCCCACACACCTCCCGCAGCCGGCCCCCCTGCCGCCGGGCCCCTTGCCACCCGACGCCCAGCCGCCCGGCGCCCTACCGAGCGACCTCCCACCGGCCACTGCCCTGCCGACCGAACCGCTGCCGACCGCCCCCCTGCCGACCGACGCCCTGACCACCGGCCCCCTGCCGACCGTCGCGGCGATCGCCGGCGGCGCAGGCGAGTGGGCCGCAGCTGTGCGTGGCCGGGAACCCGGCACGCCGGCCCACGACGGCGCGGCGGAGCCGGCCGATGCCGTGCGCGCCCCGTGGAACGGCACGGCGAGCGCCGACAGCGCGCCCGAGCGGGCCGATGCCGTGCGTGTCCTGTGGGACGGTGCGGCGGAGCGGGCTGTCGCTGAGCGGGCCCTACGGGTGACCGTGAACCGGCGGCCCGGTCCGAGCGGTCCTCCGCATGTCATCGAGCTGGACGCCCCGACCAACCTGGCCATCGACCCGAACACCCCGTGGGGACTCGCGGCCCCACTGTCGGAGCTCCTCCCCGGCACGACGTCCATCCGGCTGGCCGAGCCCGGCACGGCCGAACTGGCCGCCGCGGCGGACGCGGGCACCGGGCGGGCCCTGGTCGTCGTGGCCCGCACCGGCTTCCGGCACGCCTGGCTGCCGACCGCGCTGAGCCTCCTGCTCGACCGCCGCCCCGACAGCATCGTGGTGGAGCTGGGCGTCCCCGGCCGGGACCATCCGGGCGCGGTGCACGTGGCGACCTTCAGCGGCACCGCCCTGTGCGGCCGCATCGCCGCAGCTGCCATAGCCAACCTCATCAGCTCCTGA